GTGTCTATTATTAGAAATATTTATTTATTTATTTTAAACCTGTATTTCCTGTAATCCTGTCAAACAAAATTTGTTTTACCAGTAATCCTGTCAAACAAAACCAGTTTTACCTGTAATCCTGTTAAAAATAACTGCATCACAAGTAAAATGTCCAACACAACACCAATAACAAAAAAACATCGCCGTAAATCACACTTCGGCAATCCGATGCTCCAGATTCAATGCAACTACCCGCTCATAAGGCAATTCCCAATAGCCGATGGAACCATTCCAGTTACCGCCAGCCTGCCGAATCAAAACGCCAACACTAACCTCACCATAACTAACTTTTAAATACACAATATCATCAGGCTTATAGCTCGTATTGCGCTTTTGCCATTCACCCTCATCAACAATCAATTCAACAGTCGTAAAACGGCGCTGCCGATCCGCATCATAACGATAACGCACACAAACCAACGCATCGCCATAACGTTTCATCAGCTTCTTACTGCCGGCTTCACCCGGATTAATCTTCTTTAATGTTTTCAAAATGCATCGTCCAACGGATTTCAAAAAACAATAGGCACAAAAATGTTAAGGTTAAATTGGGCAAGTCAAACAACATTATTAATGTATAGAAACCGGAAAACAATCACAAGCAAAAAATGACCAATGAGCAATAACCAATAACCAATCATATTCAATATTAAATTTTCGGTAGCGTCACTATTTGATTGATATCTCAAAACTCAGATGCTTCGTCTCCCGGCAAGCCGGGATCCCCGGCATGACAAAGTGGTCATTTTGAGGAGTGAAGCGACGAAAAATCTCTTCTTTAAGGCATATCCAATCATTCAATATCTACCTCTACCAAATATTCAATAATCAATAATCAATATTCAATATTCAATATCAAATATCCCCCCTCTTGCAAAACGAATCAAAAATTAGTATATTCCCGTGCACGTAAAAACAACAGTCACCCAACATAACAAGATCACTGCATATGAATCCGCAACAATCCGAATTGTTAGCGCAGGTGAAAAACAAAATTCGCCTGCTGCACTACTCCTATCGAACAGAAGAAGCGTATTTGAAATGGATTCAAAAATTCTTCCAATTCAACAACGCCAAAAATCCCTATAACCTTGCCGAAAAAGAAATCAGCCAGTTTCTTACCCATCTTGCCGTAAAAGAAAACGTAGCCGCCGCAACCCAAAACCAGGCGCTCTCCGCAATCTTGTTTCTCTATAAAATTGTATTGCCCAAAGAACTCGGCAAAATAGAAAACATTCGCGCCAAAAAACCCCGCCGTGTGCCCGTCGTCCTCACCAAAAACGAAATAACCCGCATCTTCCGGCATCTATCAGGCACCCAAAAACTGATCGCCGGATTAATGTATGGCAGCGGGCTTCGGTTAATGGAAGCATTGCGCATTCGCGTAAAAGATATCGATTTCGGATACAACCAAATTACCATTCGCGACGGAAAAGGGCAAAAAGATCGCGTAACCATGTTTCCGCAATCCTTAACAACCGATATGCAGCTGCATCTCAACCGGGTAAAAGCATTACATCAGCAAGACCTGCACGAAGGATACGGCAGCGTTTACCTGCCCTTTGCCCTCGCCAAAAAATATCCCAACGCAGCAGCAGAATGGGGATGGCAATACGTATTCCCATCTGTCCGGCGCTCCGAAGATCCCCGCAGCGGCATCATCCGCCGCCACCACGCCGCAGAAAACAGCGTTCAACGCGCTGTAAAACAAGCTATCAGCGATGCTGCAATCACCAAAAACGCCAGTTGCCATTCCCTGCGCCACAGTTTTGCCACACATTTATTAGAAGAAGGTTACGATATCCGCACCGTTCAGGAATTGCTCGGACATGCAGATGTCAGCACAACCATGATCTACACCCACGTGCTAAACAAAGGCGGCAAAGGCGTAAAAAGCCCCCTCGATTTCACCACATAGCACACACAAGCAGAGCGAAGCCAAAGCATAGCGGTTAATCACCTGTCATGCTGAGTCCCGCTTTGCGGGAAAGCACCCCCCCCTCGTTCCAGGCTCCGCCTGGAACGCCCTTATCAAAAAAGCTCCGCTTTGCAAACGACAAACCGGAACATCACCCAACATTGGCTCCAAACACGCTTTGCAAAAAAAATAAACCGATTTCAAACAGGCTCCGCCTGAAGCCCTATCAAAAGCTCGCTTTACAAAACGACAAACCGGACATCACCAACATTGGTCAAACACGCTTTGCAAAAAATAATCGCACTCCTCGTTCCAGGCTCCGCCTGAACGCTATTATCAAAAAGCTCCGCTTTACAAAACGACAAACCGGAACATCACCCAACATTGGCTCCAAACACGCTTTGCAAAAAAATAAACCGATTTCAAAGCCTTAAACACGCACTGTTCAAAATGAAAAACCGATTTCAAAGCCTTAAACACGCTTTGTTCAAAATGAAAACCGATTTAAGCCTTAAACACGCTTTCAAAATGAAAACCGATTTCAAAGCCTTAAACACGCATTGTTCAAAATGAAAACCGATTTCAACGCTTTAAACACGCATTGTTCAAAATGAAAACCGATTTCAACGCTTTAAACACGCATTGTTCAAAATGAAAAACCGACGTTGAAACTTCAAAACCGCTTTGTAAAAAAGATTCTACAAGTCGACGGTGCCGGGGTTTTTGCGAAAAACATCGTAGATGTTCAATTATTGTAGCCATAAACAATTGAAAAGACCGAACATCGTAGATGTTCCATTGAGTTGCTCGATTGTAACGCATGGAATTATCAATCCTCTACGAGGATTCGATATTCCGGTTTTGATTGGCTACACCAATAAAACCTCTACGAGGTAACTATCTATCGCAATAATTTGAAATAAAACATCGTAGATGTTCAATTATTGTAGCCCAAACAATTGAAAAGACCAAACATCGTATATGTTCCATTATTGTAGAATTTTGATTGTAACGCATGAAATTATCACCCTCAACGAGGATCCGATATTTCAGTTTTGATGGGCTACACCAATAAAACCTCTACGAGGTAACTATCTATCGCAATAATTTGAAATAAAAAACATCGTAGATGTTCAATTATTGTAGAAATCGATACATAAATCAAAGACCGAACATGTAGATGTTCAATTATTGAAATCGATACCATAAATCAAAAGACCGAACATCGTAGATGTTCAATTATTGTGAAATCGATACCATAAATCAAAGACCGAACATCGTAGATGTTCAACTATTGTAGCCATAAACAATTAAAAAGACCGAACATCGTAGATGTTCCATTATTAGATTGATCGAATGTAACGCATGAAATTATCACCCCTCAACGAGGATTCGATATTTCGGTTTTGATTGGCTACACCAATAAAACCTCTACGAGGTAACTATCTATCGCAATAATTTGAAATAAAAAAAACATCGTAGATGTTTAATTATTGTAGAATTGTTCGTCATAGACAAAATATATCCTCGTAGAGGATACATAAAAACGCTAATTTCCAACACCCAATGTCACACCATCTTTTCTATTTCAAAAGAAATTGGTATATTCGCCCGTCAATCAACAACAACAACAGAAGCGCCGGAGATGCTCAATGAAAATCGTTTCCCGGATCAGAAAAACAACACTGACCGATACAAAAATGACAAATAAACCAATCGCGGTGATGCGTTATGCCATTACAATAATAATGATGATCATGCCCGCCATAATCGCCCAAACCAAACCCGTAGAAGGTTTGCGCGATCACCTGCCCGGATTACATGCGCTTACCAACGCCAAAGTCGTGCGCGCACCGGGCGATGTGTTAGAGAACGGCACAATTATCATCCGCGATGGCATTATCGAAGCCGTTGGCACAGCCATCACACCGCCGCAAGCCGCCCAGGTTTGGGATTACAGCGGCAAAACCATCTACCCCGGATTAATTGATGTATTCAGCAA
Above is a window of Calditrichia bacterium DNA encoding:
- a CDS encoding integron integrase — encoded protein: MNPQQSELLAQVKNKIRLLHYSYRTEEAYLKWIQKFFQFNNAKNPYNLAEKEISQFLTHLAVKENVAAATQNQALSAILFLYKIVLPKELGKIENIRAKKPRRVPVVLTKNEITRIFRHLSGTQKLIAGLMYGSGLRLMEALRIRVKDIDFGYNQITIRDGKGQKDRVTMFPQSLTTDMQLHLNRVKALHQQDLHEGYGSVYLPFALAKKYPNAAAEWGWQYVFPSVRRSEDPRSGIIRRHHAAENSVQRAVKQAISDAAITKNASCHSLRHSFATHLLEEGYDIRTVQELLGHADVSTTMIYTHVLNKGGKGVKSPLDFTT